Proteins co-encoded in one Arachis hypogaea cultivar Tifrunner chromosome 11, arahy.Tifrunner.gnm2.J5K5, whole genome shotgun sequence genomic window:
- the LOC112723084 gene encoding xyloglucan 6-xylosyltransferase 2, translating to MLERCLGLRRLRQIQRACRRGSLTFLCLFLTVVVLRGTIGAGKFGTPEQDLNEIRHLYAYRSRRVEPHRVLEEAQPETTTNDANNYATFDISKILVDEAASADEPKRDPNAPYTLGPKISDWDEQRGQWLKNNPDYPNFIGPNKPRVLLVTGSSPKPCENPVGDHYLLKSIKNKIDYCRLHGIEIFYNMALLDAEMAGFWAKLPLIRKLLLSHPEVEFLWWMDSDAMFTDMAFEVPWERYKDSNFVMHGWNEMVYDEKNWIGLNTGSFLLRNCQWSLDILDAWAPMGPKGKVRDEAGKILTRELKNRPVFEADDQSAMVYLLATGKEQWGDKVYLENHYYLHGYWGILVDRYEEMIENYHPGLGDHRWPLVTHFVGCKPCGKFGDYPVERCLKQMDRAYNFGDNQILQMYGFTHKSLASRRVKRVRNETSNPLDVKDELGLLHPAFKAIKLPTSS from the coding sequence ATGCTGGAGCGCTGCCTGGGGCTTCGCCGCCTCCGCCAGATCCAGCGTGCCTGCCGCCGCGGCAGCCTCACATTCCTCTGCCTCTTCCTCACCGTCGTCGTCCTCCGCGGCACAATCGGTGCCGGCAAGTTCGGCACACCCGAGCAGGACCTCAACGAGATCCGCCATCTCTACGCCTACCGCTCCCGCCGCGTCGAGCCCCACCGCGTGCTCGAGGAAGCTCAACCCGAAACCACCACAAACGACGCAAACAACTACGCCACCTTCGACATCTCCAAGATCCTCGTCGACGAGGCCGCCTCCGCCGACGAACCAAAGCGCGATCCAAACGCCCCTTACACTCTCGGTCCTAAGATCTCCGATTGGGACGAGCAACGTGGCCAGTGGCTCAAAAACAACCCCGATTACCCGAACTTCATTGGTCCCAATAAGCCCCGGGTTCTTCTGGTAACCGGGTCTTCCCCCAAACCGTGTGAAAACCCGGTTGGGGACCATTACCTTTTGAAGTCCATTAAGAACAAGATCGATTATTGCAGGCTCCATGGGATCGAGATTTTCTATAACATGGCTCTTCTTGATGCCGAAATGGCTGGGTTTTGGGCTAAGTTGCCTTTGATTCGGAAGCTTCTGTTGTCACACCCTGAAGTTGAGTTTCTATGGTGGATGGACAGTGATGCCATGTTCACTGATATGGCCTTTGAGGTgccttgggagaggtacaaagattCCAACTTTGTGATGCACGGTTGGAACGAGATGGTGTATGATGAGAAGAACTGGATTGGTTTGAACACTGGTAGCTTCCTTCTCAGGAATTGTCAGTGGTCTCTTGATATTCTTGATGCTTGGGCTCCAATGGGGCCTAAGGGGAAAGTCAGGGACGAAGCTGGCAAGATCCTCACCAGGGAGCTGAAGAACAGGCCGGTTTTCGAAGCCGATGATCAATCTGCAATGGTGTACTTGTTGGCCACTGGGAAGGAGCAATGGGGTGATAAGGTGTACCTTGAGAATCATTATTATCTCCATGGATATTGGGGGATTTTGGTTGATAGGTATGAGGAGATGATTGAGAACTATCACCCTGGACTTGGTGACCATAGGTGGCCACTAGTGACTCACTTTGTGGGGTGCAAGCCTTGTGGCAAGTTTGGTGACTACCCTGTTGAAAGGTGCTTGAAGCAAATGGACCGTGCTTACAATTTCGGTGACAACCAGATCTTGCAGATGTATGGCTTCACACACAAGTCACTCGCTAGCCGCAGGGTCAAGAGGGTCAGGAATGAGACCAGCAACCCTCTTGATGTCAAAGATGAGCTTGGATTGCTTCATCCAGCTTTCAAGGCTATCAAGTTGCCAACTTCatcttga